Proteins found in one Mucilaginibacter inviolabilis genomic segment:
- a CDS encoding ATP-binding protein: MAELTLSINFTQPIIHRELIRILSPAYQLMPGDTLNLTIALSNSMVHSDSLLIVASAINHLRSNDIEVLITIHGQSTYASRINFYSLIGVPFQENYIRRNNAGRFIELKSFDRDTLYPLQDELNMILYQNGGINKEVLQLLFYCLGEIMDNIIVHSGLNGGWVSAQYYPNRQEIRLTICDHGNGIHHSLTTHPESKYKQASEAEALDLCIQRGVTNGEGLGFGLFATSQFILKNDGDLLIYSGNHYLLATHGNYEIHEGDFYKGTLVSLRINTDVPVDYKDIMPAHHTLPDDYDFFIDKYFGEDNELW; encoded by the coding sequence ATGGCTGAACTAACCTTATCTATCAACTTTACTCAGCCGATCATTCACCGCGAACTCATCCGGATACTTTCGCCAGCTTATCAACTGATGCCAGGTGATACGCTTAATCTTACCATTGCATTATCCAATAGCATGGTGCATTCCGACAGCCTTTTGATAGTGGCTTCGGCCATCAACCACCTACGCTCCAATGATATCGAAGTATTAATTACAATACATGGGCAAAGCACCTACGCCAGCCGGATAAACTTTTACTCGTTGATTGGTGTCCCCTTTCAAGAAAATTATATCCGAAGAAACAACGCAGGAAGGTTTATCGAATTGAAGTCGTTTGACCGGGACACCTTATATCCCTTACAAGATGAACTCAATATGATCCTTTACCAAAATGGCGGTATTAATAAAGAAGTTTTACAATTGCTGTTTTATTGTCTGGGGGAAATCATGGATAACATTATTGTGCATTCCGGCTTAAACGGCGGCTGGGTATCGGCGCAATACTATCCAAACAGGCAGGAGATCAGGTTGACCATTTGCGATCATGGGAATGGTATCCATCATTCCCTGACCACCCATCCCGAAAGCAAATATAAACAGGCCTCAGAAGCCGAAGCGCTTGATCTATGTATTCAACGCGGGGTCACGAATGGTGAGGGACTAGGTTTCGGGTTGTTTGCAACATCCCAATTCATCTTAAAAAACGACGGCGACTTGCTAATCTATTCCGGTAATCATTACCTCCTGGCGACCCACGGAAATTATGAAATCCATGAAGGTGACTTTTATAAAGGAACCTTAGTTTCGCTCCGGATCAATACCGACGTTCCGGTAGATTATAAGGATATTATGCCTGCTCATCACACCCTGCCGGATGATTATGACTTTTTCATTGACAAGTATTTTGGCGAGGATAATGAACTTTGGTAA
- a CDS encoding heavy-metal-associated domain-containing protein → METLKFKTTIKCGGCIATVTPVLNHLSGVEKWEVDTANPDKILTIEAGPGLEPNEVIAALAASGYRAESI, encoded by the coding sequence ATGGAAACTTTAAAATTCAAGACCACCATCAAATGCGGTGGCTGCATAGCAACGGTTACCCCCGTTCTAAATCATTTAAGCGGGGTTGAAAAATGGGAAGTGGATACCGCAAACCCCGATAAGATCCTCACAATAGAGGCGGGCCCTGGTTTGGAGCCAAATGAGGTGATCGCCGCATTGGCAGCCAGCGGATACCGTGCGGAATCCATATAA
- a CDS encoding STAS-like domain-containing protein, translating into MMRIEFSHIGKQLSTRVAGAAMRKQIIQGIEKKEKIVFDFSGVDIVSNSFADECFAKLMIHFDLPVVKEHTTFQNASPFIKAVIANSFKERLQAIHAH; encoded by the coding sequence ATGATGCGAATCGAGTTTTCACATATCGGCAAACAGCTTTCCACTCGGGTGGCCGGGGCCGCTATGCGCAAACAAATCATCCAGGGAATAGAAAAAAAGGAAAAGATCGTTTTTGATTTTTCCGGTGTGGACATTGTCTCCAATTCTTTCGCTGATGAATGCTTCGCCAAGTTAATGATTCATTTCGACCTGCCGGTCGTAAAGGAACATACCACCTTTCAGAATGCCTCGCCTTTTATAAAAGCAGTTATCGCCAATTCTTTTAAGGAAAGGCTGCAAGCGATTCACGCGCATTAA
- a CDS encoding universal stress protein — protein sequence MKTIIAATDYTELAESAVNYAAAAIAGLNNYRLILFNDFTIPIHAMSAAVSANEVQELIDENKVLLEAKALLLAQQYGIEVLPVTTFSFVAGAIQELITKYAPELIVMGMEEKTLEQELLGNTTTSVIKKLHVPVLAVPANVKYKGLKKVLFSCDVVHGVSGQLLERIKEIALVTQAEVEILLINETVEELKAKGTDLDALRRIDEGLEGIDYYYKNIKSDSIIRGIGGEIKRMDADLLIMAPQQHGFWGSMVHRSKTRIMASGLNIPLLSFPV from the coding sequence ATGAAAACCATAATTGCTGCCACAGACTATACTGAATTAGCCGAAAGCGCTGTAAACTATGCAGCCGCTGCAATAGCCGGGCTGAACAACTACCGGCTTATTTTATTCAATGATTTCACCATTCCCATACACGCGATGAGTGCTGCTGTTTCGGCAAATGAAGTGCAGGAATTGATAGATGAGAATAAAGTATTGCTGGAAGCAAAGGCTTTACTGCTTGCTCAGCAATACGGAATTGAAGTATTACCGGTGACTACGTTTTCGTTTGTGGCCGGTGCCATACAGGAATTGATAACTAAATACGCGCCCGAACTGATCGTTATGGGCATGGAAGAAAAAACGCTCGAACAGGAGCTTTTGGGAAATACGACAACTTCGGTGATCAAAAAGCTGCATGTGCCCGTCCTTGCTGTTCCTGCGAATGTAAAGTACAAGGGCTTAAAAAAAGTGCTATTTTCCTGTGACGTGGTGCATGGTGTATCCGGACAATTGTTGGAACGGATCAAAGAAATCGCCCTGGTCACCCAGGCTGAAGTGGAAATACTTTTAATTAATGAGACCGTGGAGGAATTAAAAGCAAAGGGGACAGATCTGGATGCTTTACGCCGCATTGATGAAGGACTGGAAGGTATTGACTATTATTATAAAAATATCAAATCGGATTCCATTATCCGGGGCATTGGCGGCGAGATAAAAAGAATGGATGCTGATTTGTTGATCATGGCTCCGCAGCAGCATGGATTTTGGGGTTCAATGGTACACCGGAGCAAAACACGCATTATGGCCTCGGGATTAAATATACCCTTGTTATCTTTTCCCGTCTGA
- a CDS encoding TetR/AcrR family transcriptional regulator: MKNKEETKQKIINAVGEIFKAEGREGLNYAKIAARAGVDRGLIYRYFGKNIDKLVEAYVVQKDYWLKFAEKINAEVSKNTHESSKELIIDILLNHWRYFSVETEMQQLILWELTGKSDLMRSIHNTRELMAQPIIEMAEAELQHKTIKFKPIAVLLLGGIYYANIHALHNGKIICGMDVKSEQGQADILDAIKQIIEWIYMYGS; the protein is encoded by the coding sequence ATGAAAAACAAAGAAGAAACTAAACAAAAAATCATCAACGCGGTTGGTGAAATTTTTAAAGCCGAAGGCCGGGAAGGGTTGAATTACGCAAAGATCGCTGCCAGGGCGGGTGTGGACCGGGGACTGATCTACCGGTATTTTGGAAAAAACATTGATAAACTGGTTGAAGCCTATGTCGTGCAAAAAGACTACTGGTTAAAATTTGCGGAAAAGATAAATGCCGAAGTCAGCAAAAATACACACGAGAGCAGCAAGGAGCTGATCATTGACATTTTACTTAACCATTGGCGATACTTCTCAGTTGAAACAGAAATGCAGCAACTGATCTTATGGGAATTAACAGGGAAAAGCGATTTAATGAGAAGTATTCACAACACTAGAGAACTGATGGCCCAGCCGATCATAGAAATGGCGGAAGCGGAATTACAGCATAAAACCATCAAGTTTAAGCCCATTGCAGTCCTGTTATTAGGCGGCATATATTATGCCAATATTCACGCGCTGCATAACGGAAAAATCATTTGCGGAATGGATGTGAAATCAGAACAGGGACAGGCTGATATATTAGATGCAATTAAACAGATTATCGAATGGATTTATATGTACGGCAGCTAA
- a CDS encoding helix-turn-helix domain-containing protein: MTELGLFLSKKSVNKAEISRRSGISKARLTQLSNSNTTRLTVEELYKIAMAMNVDPCDVLTTVCKGILLPDQSG; encoded by the coding sequence ATGACAGAGCTGGGATTATTTTTATCAAAGAAGTCAGTGAATAAGGCAGAAATATCCCGCCGTTCAGGTATCAGCAAAGCGAGGTTGACCCAACTTTCAAATAGCAACACAACGAGGCTAACCGTAGAAGAATTATATAAGATCGCGATGGCGATGAATGTTGATCCGTGCGATGTCTTAACGACCGTTTGCAAAGGAATTCTACTACCTGATCAGTCCGGTTAA
- a CDS encoding helix-turn-helix domain-containing protein, with amino-acid sequence MTLYIKNMVCDRCIMVVKQQLENLGFRVDSIVLGSAVVQPGPDAIQLSAISSALKLLGFELIDNEKDRVVQRIKDLIIEKIHHSDLSDSHLSFSDYLSDQLHKDYTYLSRMFSESEDTTIEKFIIQQKIEKVKELLEYGELNINEIAWKMGYSSSAHLSAQFKTITGLTPSQFKASGHRQRKAIDKI; translated from the coding sequence ATGACATTATATATTAAAAATATGGTTTGCGACCGCTGCATCATGGTCGTTAAACAACAGCTGGAAAACCTTGGGTTCCGGGTCGATTCCATTGTGCTGGGTAGCGCCGTTGTCCAGCCAGGACCGGATGCCATTCAATTAAGCGCCATTTCTTCCGCATTAAAACTGCTCGGCTTCGAGCTGATCGATAATGAAAAGGACCGTGTGGTACAACGCATCAAGGACCTGATCATAGAAAAGATACATCACAGCGACCTATCGGACAGCCACCTCAGCTTTTCGGACTACCTGTCTGATCAGCTGCATAAGGATTATACTTATCTCAGCCGGATGTTCTCGGAGTCGGAAGATACCACTATTGAAAAGTTTATTATTCAGCAAAAGATAGAAAAGGTCAAAGAACTGCTGGAGTATGGCGAACTCAATATAAACGAGATCGCCTGGAAGATGGGCTATAGCAGCAGCGCTCATTTGTCCGCGCAGTTCAAAACGATAACCGGGTTAACGCCAAGCCAGTTCAAAGCATCCGGGCACAGGCAGCGTAAAGCCATTGATAAAATTTAA
- a CDS encoding RNA recognition motif domain-containing protein, producing MIKLFIVGIPRDMEELELTEIFRGYGSVNTVTIITDKVTGESQGYGFIEMSDRAGAEQAIKALDGATIDERKISVRIADDTKRGASKVFTTKATDPPGYAKVEKTPVAAKKKRPRIPR from the coding sequence ATGATTAAACTTTTTATCGTTGGCATTCCTCGCGATATGGAAGAACTGGAACTAACAGAAATTTTCAGGGGGTATGGAAGCGTAAACACAGTAACCATAATTACTGACAAGGTAACAGGCGAAAGCCAGGGATATGGATTTATCGAAATGAGCGATCGAGCCGGCGCGGAACAAGCAATCAAGGCATTGGACGGCGCAACCATAGATGAAAGAAAGATCAGTGTACGAATTGCCGACGACACGAAACGGGGTGCGTCGAAAGTCTTTACCACAAAAGCAACAGACCCGCCCGGGTATGCTAAAGTTGAAAAAACTCCGGTTGCCGCAAAAAAGAAAAGGCCAAGAATTCCCAGGTAG